One part of the Polycyclovorans algicola TG408 genome encodes these proteins:
- a CDS encoding LysR family transcriptional regulator translates to MKIDLDALHTLDAIATHGSFAKAADALFRVPSAVTYTVRKLEEQLGVELFDRSGHRAVLTPVGQTLLTQGRALLQQADALERRIRQAGQGWEPRLVIAIDEIIPLEALYPVIQQFDLLRTGTQIELTREVFGGTWDALVDRRADLAVGAPDEPPPGFSAGTKRLGQAEFVFAIAPDHPLAEDAGPLSFARISEFRAVVAADSSRRLPTRSGGVQPGQPMLIVPTLNAKLLAQVAGLGVGYLPLHLAAPYLAAGQLVTREVEGERPPAQLHIAWRSGEMGRALGWFRDAIFRDGRLAPRAG, encoded by the coding sequence ATGAAAATCGATCTCGACGCACTGCACACGCTGGACGCGATTGCCACCCACGGCAGTTTCGCCAAGGCGGCCGATGCATTGTTCCGCGTGCCGTCAGCCGTCACCTACACGGTGCGCAAGCTGGAAGAGCAACTCGGTGTCGAGCTGTTTGACCGCAGCGGCCATCGCGCCGTGTTGACGCCGGTTGGACAGACGCTGCTCACCCAGGGACGCGCGCTGCTGCAGCAGGCCGATGCGCTCGAGCGCCGTATTCGTCAGGCCGGTCAGGGCTGGGAGCCGCGACTGGTGATCGCCATCGATGAAATCATTCCGCTGGAGGCGCTCTACCCGGTGATCCAACAGTTCGACCTGCTGCGCACCGGCACCCAGATCGAGTTGACCCGCGAAGTGTTCGGCGGCACCTGGGACGCCCTGGTCGACCGCCGCGCCGACCTCGCCGTCGGTGCGCCCGACGAGCCGCCGCCGGGCTTCAGCGCCGGCACCAAAAGGCTGGGGCAGGCCGAATTCGTGTTTGCCATCGCGCCCGATCATCCACTTGCCGAAGATGCCGGTCCGCTGAGCTTTGCGCGCATCAGCGAATTTCGCGCGGTGGTCGCCGCCGACTCGTCACGGCGTCTGCCGACCCGCTCGGGCGGCGTACAGCCCGGGCAGCCGATGCTGATCGTGCCGACCCTCAACGCCAAACTGTTGGCACAGGTCGCCGGCCTCGGGGTCGGTTACCTGCCGCTGCACCTTGCGGCGCCCTACCTGGCGGCAGGGCAACTGGTGACGCGCGAGGTCGAGGGCGAACGCCCACCCGCGCAACTGCACATCGCCTGGCGCAGCGGCGAGATGGGCCGTGCACTGGGCTGGTTTCGCGACGCCATCTTCCGCGACGGCCGGCTGGCACCACGCGCGGGGTAA
- the argS gene encoding arginine--tRNA ligase, whose protein sequence is MKAHLGNLLESALVSVTAGRSLEVVPTPQVEATKDPRFGDFQTNLALMLAKPMGLPPRKVAEALVSALPTSERVTKVDIAGPGFINFHLAPGAFQAVVAEILAADGRYGRDDSGARGRIMVEFVSANPTGPMHVGHGRNAAYGDTVANLLAAAGWSVWREYYINDAGRQTDVLTVSVWLRYLQRCGVALAFPQRAYPADYIRVTADRLFDEVGAEAFRVAGIDGLPVEESVTEGADDAEKNRVKLAQEAHVDRWITLGRQGLGADYERIKQAALADQLATIRATLESFSVRFDQWTSEADLVARGAVQIALARLAEQGLTYEKDGALWMRSESFGDEKDRVLIKADGAATYYCNDLAYHVDKLDRDWPRLLDVWGADHHGYILRVRAAIEALTGRKDALDVQLIQFVTLSSGRMGKRSGNFVTLQDLIDEAGADATRFFYLMRGHEQHLEFDVDLAKSRSTDNPVYYVQYAHARLCSVFAQAAESGAGYDRAIGLQHLARLDNEHEKRLLTALARFPEVIASAAQDLAPHRMAFYLKDELADAFHSYYNAHKFLIDDAGLQAARLTLCDATRAVLASGLALLGVSAPERM, encoded by the coding sequence ATGAAGGCTCACCTCGGTAATTTGCTCGAATCGGCGCTGGTTTCGGTGACCGCCGGGCGGTCTCTTGAGGTCGTGCCGACGCCCCAGGTTGAGGCCACCAAAGACCCGCGGTTCGGCGATTTCCAGACCAACCTCGCCCTGATGCTCGCCAAGCCCATGGGCTTGCCGCCGCGCAAAGTGGCCGAGGCACTGGTCAGCGCATTGCCGACTTCAGAGCGGGTGACGAAGGTTGACATTGCCGGCCCGGGCTTCATCAATTTTCACTTGGCACCTGGCGCCTTTCAGGCCGTCGTTGCCGAGATCCTGGCGGCGGACGGTCGCTACGGTCGCGATGACAGCGGTGCCCGCGGCCGCATCATGGTCGAGTTCGTGTCGGCCAACCCCACCGGGCCCATGCACGTTGGGCACGGCCGCAATGCTGCCTATGGCGACACCGTTGCCAATCTGCTTGCAGCCGCCGGCTGGTCGGTGTGGCGCGAATACTACATCAACGACGCCGGCCGTCAGACCGATGTGCTGACGGTCAGCGTGTGGCTGCGCTATCTGCAGCGCTGCGGTGTCGCGCTGGCGTTTCCGCAGCGCGCGTATCCGGCGGACTACATCCGCGTCACGGCCGACCGTCTGTTTGACGAGGTCGGCGCCGAGGCGTTTCGGGTGGCAGGAATCGACGGACTGCCGGTCGAGGAATCGGTCACCGAGGGTGCCGACGACGCCGAGAAGAACCGCGTCAAGCTGGCGCAGGAAGCGCACGTTGACCGCTGGATCACCCTCGGGCGACAGGGGCTGGGCGCCGATTACGAGCGGATCAAGCAGGCCGCGCTGGCCGATCAGCTGGCGACGATCCGCGCCACGCTTGAATCGTTTTCGGTGCGCTTCGATCAGTGGACCAGCGAGGCCGACCTGGTCGCGCGTGGCGCGGTGCAGATCGCACTGGCACGGCTGGCCGAGCAGGGGCTGACCTACGAAAAAGACGGCGCGTTGTGGATGCGCTCCGAGAGCTTCGGCGACGAAAAAGACCGGGTGTTGATCAAGGCGGACGGCGCCGCCACTTATTACTGCAACGATCTGGCTTACCACGTCGACAAACTCGATCGTGACTGGCCACGCCTGCTCGACGTTTGGGGCGCCGACCATCACGGCTACATCCTTCGGGTGCGGGCGGCCATCGAGGCGCTCACCGGCCGCAAGGACGCCCTCGACGTGCAGCTGATCCAGTTCGTGACGCTGTCGTCAGGACGGATGGGCAAGCGCAGCGGCAACTTTGTGACCCTGCAGGACTTGATTGACGAGGCCGGCGCCGACGCCACGCGGTTCTTCTACCTGATGCGCGGGCATGAGCAGCACCTCGAGTTCGACGTTGATCTGGCGAAAAGCCGGTCCACCGACAACCCGGTTTACTACGTGCAGTACGCGCACGCACGGCTGTGCAGCGTGTTTGCCCAGGCGGCTGAATCGGGTGCCGGTTACGACCGCGCCATCGGCCTGCAACACCTCGCACGGCTCGACAATGAGCACGAGAAGCGGCTGCTGACGGCCCTTGCGCGCTTCCCCGAGGTGATTGCCTCAGCGGCGCAAGACCTGGCCCCGCACCGGATGGCGTTTTACCTCAAGGACGAGCTGGCCGACGCATTCCACAGTTACTACAACGCGCACAAGTTTCTGATCGACGACGCCGGTTTGCAGGCGGCGCGGCTGACCTTGTGCGATGCCACACGGGCAGTCCTGGCCAGTGGCCTTGCGCTGCTCGGCGTCAGCGCACCGGAGCGCATGTAA
- the uvrD gene encoding DNA helicase II produces the protein MTPDDARTLLLGELNPAQQSAVSAPQAHRLVLAGAGSGKTRVLTHRLAWLVAIEGLSPQSVLAVTFTNKAAAEMRGRLEQLLRVPVSSLWVGTFHGIAHRMLRLHYKDAGLPQNFQILDADDQLRLVKRLLKNLDLADDQWPPRAVASYINARKEDGQRAEHLPESPDFIAHTYKRIYEAYQAQCDQSGLVDFAELLLRAYELCRDNAAIQAHYRRRFRHILVDEFQDTNHLQYQWLRTLAGDTGILFAVGDDDQSIYSWRGARVEHMLQLTRELPNCDVLRLEQNYRSTATILGAANSLIARNQGRLGKELWTAGNDGEAIQRYEAFTDLDEAEFVVHRVRDGLNAGRPLSQHAILYRTSAQSRVMEEALIRSGTQYRIYGGLRFFERAEIKDVMAWLRLLHNRDDDVSFERAVGAPPRGIGATSLDKLRVAARDGEMSLWQAASNATPATLGRTAKALGELLALVDGIAAKTHGQTLGELTETVIRESGLRAHFDKDRSEQGEGRRENLDELINATRGFEPLPGEEVELDPLTAFLTHAALEAGERQSGPGEDCVQLMTLHAAKGLEFPVVFLVGLEQGLFPSQRTIDEGHLEEERRLCYVGITRAREQLYLTHSGSRRIHGVQQSCVPSQFLREIDPQFIAETRPRAGVLHAPSPMRGGPQLLRGGAAVKPDAAHGLHIGLRVTHSKFGEGTVLNFDGEGPGARVEVNFKRDGAKWLMLAYAKLHPAG, from the coding sequence ATGACCCCCGACGACGCCCGCACCCTGTTACTCGGGGAGCTCAACCCCGCACAGCAATCGGCCGTCAGCGCGCCGCAAGCCCACCGGCTGGTGCTGGCCGGGGCTGGTTCAGGCAAGACACGCGTGCTCACCCATCGACTGGCGTGGCTGGTGGCCATCGAGGGCCTGTCGCCGCAGTCGGTGCTGGCGGTCACGTTCACCAACAAGGCCGCCGCCGAGATGCGCGGACGGCTGGAGCAACTGCTGCGGGTGCCGGTCAGCAGCCTGTGGGTCGGCACTTTTCACGGCATCGCCCATCGCATGCTGCGCCTGCACTACAAGGACGCGGGCCTGCCACAGAACTTCCAGATCCTCGATGCCGACGACCAGTTGCGACTGGTCAAGCGCCTGCTGAAAAACCTTGACCTGGCCGACGACCAGTGGCCGCCGCGTGCGGTGGCAAGCTATATCAATGCGCGCAAGGAAGACGGCCAGCGCGCCGAACACTTGCCCGAGTCGCCGGACTTTATTGCCCACACCTACAAGCGCATTTACGAGGCCTACCAGGCACAGTGTGATCAGAGCGGCCTGGTCGATTTCGCCGAACTGCTGCTGCGCGCCTACGAGCTGTGCCGCGACAACGCCGCCATCCAGGCGCATTATCGGCGCCGCTTTCGCCACATTCTGGTCGACGAATTTCAGGACACCAACCACCTTCAATACCAGTGGCTGCGCACCCTGGCCGGTGACACCGGGATCTTGTTTGCCGTCGGGGATGACGATCAGTCGATCTACTCGTGGCGCGGTGCCCGCGTAGAGCACATGCTGCAACTCACCCGCGAGTTGCCCAATTGCGATGTGCTGCGGCTGGAGCAGAATTACCGCTCCACGGCGACAATTCTCGGCGCCGCCAACAGCCTGATAGCGCGTAACCAGGGGCGACTCGGCAAGGAGCTGTGGACGGCGGGCAACGACGGTGAGGCGATCCAGCGCTACGAGGCGTTCACCGACCTCGACGAAGCCGAGTTCGTCGTGCACCGGGTTCGCGACGGACTGAACGCGGGCCGGCCACTGAGCCAGCACGCCATTCTTTACCGCACCAGCGCCCAGTCACGGGTCATGGAAGAGGCGCTGATTCGCTCCGGCACCCAGTACCGCATCTACGGCGGCCTGCGCTTCTTCGAGCGTGCCGAAATCAAGGACGTGATGGCGTGGCTGCGGCTGCTGCACAACCGCGATGACGATGTCAGTTTCGAACGTGCCGTCGGCGCGCCGCCGCGCGGCATCGGCGCCACCTCACTCGACAAGTTGCGAGTCGCCGCGCGCGACGGCGAAATGTCGCTTTGGCAGGCGGCCAGCAACGCCACGCCAGCGACCCTGGGGCGCACTGCGAAGGCCTTGGGTGAGTTGCTGGCGCTGGTCGATGGGATCGCCGCCAAGACCCATGGCCAGACCCTGGGCGAACTCACCGAGACGGTGATCCGTGAATCTGGACTGCGCGCCCACTTCGACAAGGACCGCAGCGAACAGGGCGAAGGCCGTCGTGAAAACCTCGACGAGTTGATCAACGCCACGCGTGGTTTCGAACCACTGCCCGGCGAAGAGGTCGAGCTTGACCCGCTCACCGCGTTCCTGACCCACGCGGCGCTGGAGGCGGGTGAGCGCCAGTCCGGTCCCGGTGAAGACTGCGTGCAACTGATGACCCTGCACGCCGCCAAAGGGCTGGAGTTTCCGGTGGTGTTTCTGGTCGGGCTTGAGCAGGGCCTGTTCCCCAGCCAGCGCACCATCGACGAGGGTCATCTCGAAGAGGAACGGCGGCTGTGCTATGTCGGCATTACCCGCGCACGCGAGCAGCTTTACCTCACCCACTCCGGTTCGCGGCGCATTCACGGCGTGCAGCAAAGCTGCGTGCCATCGCAGTTTCTGCGCGAGATTGACCCACAATTCATCGCCGAGACCCGGCCCCGCGCCGGCGTACTGCATGCCCCGTCGCCGATGCGCGGCGGCCCGCAACTGCTGCGCGGCGGCGCGGCCGTCAAGCCCGATGCGGCGCACGGTCTGCACATCGGCCTGCGCGTGACCCACAGCAAGTTCGGCGAGGGCACGGTACTCAACTTCGACGGCGAAGGTCCCGGTGCGCGTGTCGAGGTCAACTTCAAACGCGATGGCGCCAAGTGGCTGATGCTGGCCTACGCCAAACTCCACCCTGCGGGATGA
- a CDS encoding heme biosynthesis HemY N-terminal domain-containing protein: MIMLVMLLLAALAVGAVAAYLLGVDAGYVLFTWQGWVLESTLAGFAVLLFAVWLTLWLLSRITGGALQLPSSLRGWFHERRTSKAQQNFVRGLRELVTGEPRVAEQSLLRGIADHEAPDLSYVAAARAAQIQGAYDRRDAYLDRAMALENPPLESVMAERIRLLVASGEPQRALDAARHFHGQNPKSRVALLLLAESLARVGEHRELYALMAGPGKVLTLDSRFPLTVKAFTMLLSRAAAAGELAVVKSLWDEAKSEICADPGVQRAYALALARLNAESDAVAVINRALKARWDAELVRCFGALENIDPVGQLASIEQWLQRYGEETELLIAAGLTCARNRLWGKAGSYLEAAAASHGTPTVYWHLGQLAERNQKVDEALAHYRRGLEMAAKGP; the protein is encoded by the coding sequence ATGATCATGCTGGTGATGTTGTTGCTGGCGGCGCTGGCGGTGGGCGCGGTCGCCGCCTACCTTTTGGGTGTCGATGCTGGCTACGTGCTGTTCACCTGGCAGGGCTGGGTACTGGAAAGCACGCTGGCCGGCTTTGCCGTGCTGCTGTTCGCGGTCTGGCTGACGCTGTGGCTGCTCAGCCGAATCACCGGCGGTGCGCTGCAACTGCCGTCGTCGTTGCGCGGCTGGTTTCATGAGCGGCGCACCAGCAAAGCCCAGCAGAATTTCGTCCGGGGTCTGCGCGAGCTGGTGACCGGCGAGCCGCGCGTCGCCGAGCAATCGCTGCTGCGCGGCATTGCCGACCATGAGGCGCCGGACCTGAGCTATGTGGCCGCCGCCCGCGCAGCGCAGATCCAGGGCGCCTATGACCGCCGCGATGCCTACCTGGATCGCGCGATGGCCTTGGAGAATCCGCCGTTGGAATCGGTGATGGCCGAGCGTATTCGCCTGCTCGTGGCCTCCGGGGAGCCGCAACGTGCGCTTGATGCGGCGCGTCACTTTCACGGCCAGAACCCGAAAAGCCGGGTTGCGTTGCTGTTGCTCGCCGAGTCGCTGGCACGCGTCGGTGAGCATCGCGAGCTCTATGCCTTGATGGCCGGTCCGGGCAAGGTGCTGACGCTCGACAGCCGCTTTCCGCTCACCGTCAAGGCTTTCACCATGTTGCTGAGCCGCGCGGCCGCGGCCGGTGAACTGGCCGTCGTGAAATCGCTATGGGACGAGGCCAAATCGGAGATCTGTGCCGATCCCGGCGTACAGCGCGCCTATGCGCTGGCGCTGGCCCGGCTGAACGCCGAAAGCGATGCGGTGGCGGTGATCAACCGCGCCCTCAAAGCCCGCTGGGACGCCGAGTTGGTGCGCTGCTTTGGCGCGCTGGAGAACATCGACCCGGTCGGCCAACTGGCCAGCATCGAACAATGGCTGCAGCGCTACGGCGAAGAAACCGAGCTGCTGATCGCTGCCGGGCTGACCTGCGCGCGCAATCGACTGTGGGGCAAAGCTGGCAGTTACCTCGAAGCGGCTGCTGCCTCACATGGCACGCCGACGGTTTACTGGCACCTTGGGCAGCTTGCCGAGCGCAACCAAAAAGTCGACGAGGCCTTGGCGCATTACCGTCGGGGTCTTGAGATGGCGGCCAAAGGCCCCTGA
- a CDS encoding DUF3187 family protein, producing the protein MTLFCRTLALLTGLALSLHGHAQSVMTRNEASLSRFAPLPVVGEGALPAAGRNHWALTADLTNEFYTDTVGTETVLLDGETLNTTLRWRRGIGDGWAVGADLSLLNSGGGLLDNWIENWHEWFGLPNGQREQFEQDRYRFALTQNGDTRFARDRGVTEPGDVRLRLSRSLGAARQVHAQLSVPTGRADALTGGSWGGALWLEESWRFGDGRWGGFVSGGGTLQETRGMLADLQRPVTGFASGGLDWNLWRDLSLLGQLYAHTALYEDVASDIGDPGLQLALAARWRFSPEWSADLAFQEDLIVNASPDFSLHLGIRFHPGG; encoded by the coding sequence ATGACGCTTTTCTGTCGCACCCTCGCCCTGCTGACCGGCCTCGCGCTGAGCCTGCACGGACATGCCCAATCGGTCATGACCCGCAACGAAGCCTCGCTGAGCCGCTTCGCGCCATTGCCGGTGGTCGGCGAAGGGGCGCTGCCGGCCGCCGGCCGCAACCACTGGGCACTCACCGCTGACCTGACCAACGAGTTCTACACCGACACGGTCGGCACCGAGACCGTGCTGCTCGACGGCGAAACCCTCAACACCACCCTGCGCTGGCGGCGCGGCATCGGCGACGGTTGGGCGGTGGGCGCCGACCTGTCGCTGCTCAACAGCGGGGGTGGCCTGCTCGATAACTGGATCGAAAACTGGCATGAGTGGTTTGGCCTGCCCAATGGCCAACGCGAACAGTTCGAGCAAGACCGCTACCGCTTCGCACTCACCCAGAATGGCGACACACGCTTTGCCCGCGACCGTGGCGTCACCGAGCCCGGTGATGTGCGGCTGCGGCTCAGCCGATCACTGGGCGCCGCCCGGCAGGTTCATGCACAACTGTCGGTACCCACCGGCCGCGCCGACGCGCTCACCGGCGGCAGTTGGGGCGGCGCGCTGTGGCTGGAAGAAAGCTGGCGTTTCGGTGACGGCCGCTGGGGTGGCTTTGTCAGCGGCGGCGGCACCCTGCAGGAAACGCGCGGCATGCTCGCCGACCTGCAGCGCCCGGTCACCGGCTTCGCCAGCGGCGGGCTGGACTGGAACCTGTGGCGCGACCTGAGCCTGCTCGGCCAGCTCTATGCACACACCGCCCTGTACGAGGACGTCGCCAGCGACATTGGCGATCCGGGCCTGCAACTGGCCCTGGCCGCGCGCTGGCGCTTCTCGCCCGAATGGAGCGCCGACCTCGCGTTCCAGGAAGACCTGATCGTCAATGCCAGCCCCGATTTCAGCCTCCATCTGGGCATCCGCTTTCATCCGGGTGGCTGA
- a CDS encoding zinc-dependent peptidase — MPDDLLDYGWLIAIFAIALILGPLFALRPTSNRRGEVPMPEDWKARLAKLPHAACIDDAQRLRWHADVETFWQHVTIAGCQGFWVNADVRLTIAGYACLLCVKAPPGRPYPRLRTVLVYPQPFLVPQTEPDEYGLVPDDPVEQIGESWSGERVIVSWADVEAALMGDAVNVLVHEFAHQLDDESADASGAPPWREAERWAKVMQAEYDRLLRHRRPKVLDAYGKESPEEFFGVVIEAYFQRGAELAQHHPELYALLSDTFGLSTQRVTWRTEVLVAP; from the coding sequence ATGCCCGATGACCTGCTCGACTATGGCTGGCTGATCGCGATTTTTGCCATCGCCCTGATCCTCGGCCCGCTGTTTGCCCTGCGTCCGACCAGCAACCGGCGCGGCGAGGTGCCGATGCCGGAGGACTGGAAAGCACGGCTGGCGAAACTGCCGCACGCCGCCTGCATCGATGACGCCCAACGGCTGCGCTGGCATGCCGATGTCGAAACCTTCTGGCAGCACGTCACCATCGCGGGCTGCCAGGGCTTCTGGGTCAATGCCGACGTGCGCCTGACGATTGCCGGCTACGCCTGCCTGCTGTGCGTCAAGGCGCCGCCAGGCCGCCCCTACCCGCGGCTGCGAACCGTGCTGGTCTATCCGCAGCCGTTCCTGGTGCCGCAGACCGAGCCCGACGAATACGGACTGGTGCCTGACGACCCGGTCGAGCAGATCGGCGAGAGCTGGAGCGGCGAGCGGGTGATCGTCTCGTGGGCCGACGTCGAGGCGGCGCTGATGGGTGACGCAGTCAACGTGCTCGTCCATGAATTCGCGCACCAGCTTGATGACGAATCGGCAGACGCCAGCGGCGCGCCGCCGTGGCGCGAAGCCGAGCGCTGGGCGAAGGTCATGCAGGCCGAGTACGACCGCCTGCTGCGCCACCGTCGTCCCAAGGTGCTCGACGCCTACGGCAAAGAATCGCCCGAGGAATTCTTCGGCGTGGTGATCGAAGCCTATTTTCAGCGCGGCGCCGAACTGGCCCAGCATCACCCCGAGCTGTACGCGCTGCTGTCTGACACCTTTGGGCTGTCGACACAGAGGGTGACATGGCGTACCGAGGTGCTGGTGGCGCCGTGA
- a CDS encoding SPOR domain-containing protein, whose amino-acid sequence MASAYGNRPPNRRPSPARRNDMPGWVWGLVGLTIGLGIAAYVYITRPVDPMPVVATPRTSEPAPDVSPTPSPRQFSFYELLPKQPEVMVDPRPIDRPAADAPVPAPTAASTEYWVQVAAYRNQDDAERQKAALALLGEEALVEKVTIDGRETFYRVRLGPVTGLETAQALSNSVNRNGFDSMVVKVQ is encoded by the coding sequence ATGGCCAGTGCCTACGGTAACCGTCCGCCCAATCGCCGCCCGTCACCGGCCCGGCGCAACGACATGCCCGGCTGGGTCTGGGGTTTGGTGGGGTTGACCATCGGTCTGGGTATTGCGGCCTATGTCTACATCACCCGGCCGGTAGACCCGATGCCGGTGGTCGCCACGCCGCGCACTAGCGAACCCGCGCCTGATGTCTCCCCGACCCCGTCACCGCGGCAGTTTTCGTTTTACGAATTGCTACCGAAACAACCTGAAGTCATGGTCGACCCGCGGCCCATTGATCGGCCTGCTGCCGACGCGCCGGTGCCTGCGCCGACTGCGGCGAGCACCGAGTACTGGGTGCAGGTCGCGGCGTATCGCAACCAGGACGACGCCGAGCGCCAGAAGGCGGCGCTGGCGCTGCTGGGCGAGGAAGCGCTGGTCGAGAAGGTCACCATCGACGGTCGCGAAACCTTTTACCGCGTGCGACTCGGGCCGGTGACAGGGCTGGAGACGGCGCAGGCCCTCTCCAACTCGGTCAACCGTAACGGCTTTGATTCGATGGTGGTGAAGGTGCAGTAG
- a CDS encoding energy transducer TonB, which produces MIDERLRAALAALVAAALHLGLLAWWLPWLTLWPDSPATPSPEGPRPGDLEIDRPFIAVTLPSGPMDLEWSLGSIDAAAPSPRFDRPAGKPLGSDRFSQLGDAAAEAEASGERDADALTALAQAPAEFIAEVSLAGAQLRLAPMLGDVTLGEPDAPPARVSDAPTGLASAPPPAERARPAATVTPPPRERVRATPTATPRPAARPTTRPSPAVTPAGPEPLATTLPTAAPPVTPPPVVTPQPTRVVPPEPAPPQPDATLPPLWPDLAPPQPPARATPPPSLMLGEGGRPDRGPGAFTPNSNAFFSRMTAHLFAANQRALAEAIRAGPKLTLVVRFWIDRQGRVLDARVARSSGVAELDRRAEKVLLDASPVPQLAPDMPQETLELSFPVQVYR; this is translated from the coding sequence ATGATCGACGAGCGCCTGCGCGCAGCCCTTGCGGCGCTGGTCGCCGCCGCGCTGCACTTGGGCCTGCTCGCGTGGTGGCTGCCCTGGCTGACGTTGTGGCCCGACTCACCCGCCACGCCAAGCCCCGAAGGGCCGCGGCCAGGTGACCTTGAGATCGACCGCCCATTCATTGCCGTCACCCTGCCGTCGGGCCCGATGGACCTCGAATGGTCGCTGGGGTCGATTGACGCTGCGGCGCCATCACCGCGCTTTGACCGCCCCGCCGGCAAGCCGCTGGGGAGCGATCGGTTCAGCCAACTGGGTGACGCGGCCGCCGAGGCAGAAGCCTCGGGCGAGCGCGACGCCGACGCCCTGACTGCATTGGCCCAAGCCCCGGCCGAGTTCATTGCCGAAGTCAGCTTGGCCGGCGCTCAGCTACGCCTGGCACCGATGCTCGGCGACGTGACCCTGGGCGAGCCCGATGCGCCGCCAGCCCGGGTCAGTGACGCGCCGACCGGGCTTGCCAGCGCGCCACCACCGGCCGAGCGGGCCCGGCCCGCAGCGACGGTCACGCCCCCACCACGTGAAAGGGTCCGCGCAACACCAACCGCAACGCCACGCCCCGCCGCCCGCCCGACGACAAGGCCCAGCCCAGCCGTGACCCCCGCCGGGCCTGAGCCCCTGGCGACGACCCTGCCCACTGCCGCACCGCCGGTCACCCCGCCCCCGGTCGTGACCCCGCAGCCGACGCGTGTCGTCCCGCCCGAACCCGCGCCGCCGCAACCGGACGCCACCCTGCCACCACTCTGGCCCGACCTTGCCCCGCCGCAACCGCCGGCAAGGGCAACGCCGCCACCCAGCCTGATGCTGGGCGAAGGCGGCAGACCCGACCGCGGCCCGGGCGCATTCACGCCCAACAGCAATGCCTTCTTCTCGCGGATGACCGCACACCTGTTCGCGGCCAACCAGCGGGCGCTGGCCGAGGCGATTCGCGCCGGTCCGAAATTGACGCTGGTGGTGCGCTTCTGGATTGACCGCCAGGGCCGCGTGCTCGACGCGAGGGTGGCGCGCAGCAGCGGCGTTGCTGAACTCGACCGCCGCGCCGAAAAGGTGCTGCTCGACGCCTCGCCCGTGCCGCAACTGGCGCCGGACATGCCGCAGGAAACCCTCGAATTGAGCTTCCCGGTGCAGGTCTACCGCTGA
- a CDS encoding 3-deoxy-7-phosphoheptulonate synthase has product MTLATQNTRIASVHPVSTPDQVQRELPLSDVATATTVAARSAIQDILAGRDDRLLVVVGPCSIHDPDAALEYAGLLAQAKQRLAKDLLIVMRVYFEKPRTTVGWKGLINDPNLDDSFAIDKGLRTARQLLLTLNEQGMPAGVEYLDILTPQFISDLVSWGAIGARTTESQLHREMASGLSCPVGFKNGTDGSVKVAVDAVVSAQSSHRFLSMNTTGQLAIFETAGNPHAHVILRGGSQGPNFDAGSVDAACEALEKSGLPPQVMIDFSHANSSKQFKRQAVVGHDVATQIEGGDRRIIGVMIESHLKEGRQDNVPGTPLTYGQSITDACLAWSDTLPVLEQLAMAVAARRKA; this is encoded by the coding sequence ATGACGCTCGCCACACAAAACACACGCATCGCTTCGGTGCATCCGGTTTCCACGCCTGACCAGGTGCAGCGCGAGCTGCCGTTGTCCGATGTCGCCACCGCCACGACGGTGGCGGCGCGTTCGGCAATCCAGGACATCCTTGCCGGTCGCGATGACCGGCTGTTGGTGGTGGTCGGGCCGTGCTCGATTCACGACCCCGACGCCGCGCTGGAATACGCCGGCTTGCTGGCGCAGGCCAAGCAGCGGCTCGCCAAGGATCTGCTGATTGTGATGCGCGTGTATTTCGAGAAGCCGCGCACCACAGTGGGTTGGAAGGGGCTGATCAACGATCCCAACCTTGATGACAGCTTTGCCATCGACAAAGGCCTTCGCACCGCCCGGCAACTGCTGCTGACCCTCAACGAGCAGGGCATGCCGGCGGGTGTGGAATACCTCGACATCCTCACGCCGCAATTCATCTCGGATCTGGTGAGCTGGGGTGCGATCGGCGCGCGCACCACCGAAAGCCAGCTGCATCGCGAAATGGCGTCGGGACTGTCGTGCCCGGTGGGCTTCAAGAACGGCACCGATGGCAGCGTCAAGGTCGCGGTTGACGCCGTGGTGTCGGCGCAGTCTTCGCACCGCTTTCTGTCGATGAACACCACCGGCCAGTTGGCGATCTTTGAAACCGCGGGCAACCCGCATGCGCACGTGATTCTGCGCGGCGGCAGCCAGGGGCCCAATTTCGATGCCGGCAGCGTCGACGCCGCTTGCGAGGCCTTGGAAAAGTCGGGCCTGCCGCCGCAGGTGATGATCGACTTCAGCCACGCCAACAGTTCCAAGCAGTTCAAGCGTCAGGCCGTGGTCGGTCACGATGTGGCCACCCAGATCGAAGGCGGCGACCGGCGCATCATCGGCGTGATGATCGAGTCACACCTCAAGGAAGGTCGGCAGGACAATGTGCCGGGCACCCCGCTGACCTATGGCCAGAGCATCACCGATGCGTGTCTTGCCTGGAGCGACACCCTGCCGGTGTTGGAGCAGCTGGCGATGGCGGTGGCCGCGCGGCGCAAGGCCTGA